The genomic region GGGCGTTCACCGACCTCGATGGCGGCGCGCCCGGGGATCTCGACGCGGGCGTAGCGGCTGGGGTCCACCTGCTCGGCGAGGACCTGGGGGGTGATCCGCTCGGCGCCGAGCAGCCGGCTCTCGACGACGCTGATCAGCCGGAACGCCTCGGAGTCGACGCTCTCCTGGGCGCTGTTGCTGATGGTGCGGGTCTCGACGATGACGAGGGAGACGCCGAAGACGGCGATCACGACGAGCACCACGGCGAGCGTGGAGTTGATCAGTCGGCGGCGCATGACTGTTCTGTACGTCAGCTCTTCTCGAACCGGAAGCCGACGCCCCGGACGGTGGCGATGTAGCGCGGATTGGCCGCGTCGTCGCCGAGCTTCTTGCGGAGCCAGGAGATGTGCATGTCGAGGGTCTTCGTGGAGGACCACCAGGTGGTGTCCCAGACCTCACGCATCAGCTGGTCGCGGGTGACGACCCGGCCCGCGTCCCGCACGAGGACCCTGAGCAGGTCGAACTCCTTGGCGGTGAGCTGGAGTTCCTCGTCGCCCATCCAGGCCCGGTGGGACTCCACGTCGATCCTGACGCCGTGCGTGGCGGGCTGCGGGGCGGGCTCGGTGGCGCCGCGGCGCAGCAGGGCGCGGACCCGCGCGAGGAGCTCGGCGAGGCGGAAGGGCTTGGTGACGTAGTCGTCGGCCCCGGCGTCCAGACCGACCACCGTGTCGACCTCGTCGGCCCGTGCGGTCAGCACCAGGATCGGTACGGCGTGGCCGTCGGCCCGCAGCCTCCTGGCGACCTCCAGCCCGTCCATCCCGGGCAGCCCCAGGTCGAGGACGACCAGGTCGACGCCCCCCTGGAGTCCGGCGTCGAGCGCGGTCGGACCGTCCTCACGGACCTCGACCTCGTAACCCTCACGACGCAGGGCGCGGGCCAGCGGCTCCGAGATGGATGCGTCGTCCTCGGCGAGCAGTACACGGGTCATGCAGTGATGGTAGTCCGCGCAGGCCCGCTGGGGTGAGGCACTGGGCAAGCCCTGCGGGTCAGGGCCACGAATCGGGCATCCTCCTTCGAATATGGGACCGTGGTTCCACGCAGACCTGTGATCCATCTCTCAAGTCCTTCCATATCCCCGCGTGTCATGTCGTATGGTGGCTCGACGCCTGTTGCACCACCGAAGGACCTTTGGGCAGCTTTTCGCGCCAAGGGTCTCTTTTGTGTACGGGCCGGTTCCCGCCGGCCCGACCAGTGAATGACCTGTGGGCCGGGCCCGGAGCGCGAGGACGCGCGCCGGGCGTGGATCCCGGAGCGGTCTGTCCCACGATCCCGTCCCCACACTCCCAGCGGAGCGGTGGCCCGGATCGGATCCCCTCGAGGCGTCAGGGGTGGGGCGTGTCCGCCCGGTGCCGGCTACCCCCCACCGGGCGCGTACCGCTCACGAGGCGGCGCGTCCCGACCAGCAAGGATCGACCATGGCGTCCAGCCTGACGAAGGACTCGGCCAGTACTTCTGGTTCGGAGAAGACCTTCTTCGGCCACCCCCGCGGCCTGGCCACTCTCTTCATGACGGAGATGTGGGAGCGCTTCAGCTACTACGGCATGCGCGCCCTTCTCCCGCTCTACCTGATCGCTCCCAACGGGCTTCACATGAACCCCGCCACGGCCACCGCGATCTACTCGGTCTACCTGTCGCTGGTGTACCTGCTCGCCATGCCCGGCGGCTGGTTCGGCGACCGCGTCTGGGGCCCCCGCAAGACCGTCGCCGTCGCGGGCGGCGTCATCATGCTCGGCCACCTGACGCTGGCACTGCCCTCCGAGGGCACCTTCTTCGCGGGGCTCGGCCTCGTCGCCATCGGCTCCGGCCTGCTGAAGTCCAACATCTCCACGATGGTCGGCCACCTCTACGACGGCCCGGACGACCCGCGCCGTGACGGTGGCTTCACCATCTTCTACATCGGCATCAACCTGGGCTCCTTCGCGGCCCCGCTGGTGATCGGCACCGTCGGCGAGAACGTCAACTGGCACCTGGGCTTCGCCCTGGCCGCGCTCGGCATGGGACTCGGCGTCGCCCAGTTCCTGCTCGGCACCCGTCACCTGGACCAGCGCAGCCACATCGTCCCGAAGCCGCTCTCCGCCGACGAGCGCGCCTCCACGCTGCGCAAGTCGATGATCTGGCTGGGCATCGCCGCCGTCTTCTACATCGGCACGGTCGTCACCGGCGTCTACACGCTGAACTGGCTCCTGGTGCCGATCACGATCGCCGGTCTGGTCATCCCCGTGGTGGTCCTCGCCCGCATCAAGCGCGACAAGGAGCTCAGCCAGACCGAGCAGAAGAAGGTGTCCGGCTACATCTGGTTCTTCGTGGCCGCCGCCATCTTCTGGATGATCTACGACCAGGGTGGCTCCACCATGGCCATCTTCGCCGAGTCCTCCGCGGAGAACTCGGTCCTCGGCTGGTCATTCCCGGTCTCCTGGTACCAGTCGGTCAACCCCGTCCTGATCATGGCGCTGGCCCCGGTCTTCGCCGCCTTCTGGCTGGCCCTGAACCGGCGGGGCAAGGAGCCCAGCACGATCGTGAAGTTCAGCTCCGGTCTGGTGCTGGTCGGTGCGTCGTTCTTCCTCTTCCTGGCGCCGCTGACCATCGCGGGCGACGGCCACAAGGCCGCCGCGATGTGGCTGGTCGCGGTCTACTTCGTGCAGACCGTCGCAGAGCTGACGCTCTCCCCGGTGGGCCTCTCGGTCACCACCAAGATGGCCCCGGCCAAGTACGCCAGCCAGATGATGGGTGTCTGGTTCCTGGCCGTCACCGCCGGTGACTGCATCACGGGCCTGCTGTCCATCGCGGGTGTCGACCTCAACGGCAACGGTGTGGTCGCCCTCCAGGCCGCGCTCGCGGTCATCGCGGGTATCGCGATGTTCATCTACCGCGGCAAGGTCAAGACACTCATGGGCAACGTCCGCTGACACGGACCCCGCCCGCGACGACTGAGGGCCCCGCACCGATCGGTGCGGGGCCCTCAGTCGTCACTTGGAGTCGCGCGGGATTCGAGCGGCAGCGGCTACGCCGGAGCGGCGAGCTCCGCCCATACGGTCTTGCCCGGCTGCTCCGGCGTACGCGTCACGCCCCAGTCCATGCAGAGCCGCTGCACGATGAACATGCCGTGTCCGCCGGGCCGCCCAGCCCGGTGCGGGGTGCGCGGCGCCGGCTGCCCGGCCCCGGCGTCGACGACCTCGACCCGGAGCATCTTGGGCGAGCAGGCGAGGCGGAGTTCCTCGGGGCCGTCCGCGTGCAGGCAGGCGTTCGTGACGAGCTCGGAGACGACCAGGAGGACGTCCTCGGCCGCGGCCCGGCGGTCGGCCCCCGACGCGGGCAGCCAGCCCCAGTCGTGGAGCGCCTGCCGGGCGAAGTCGCGGGCCATCGGCACGATGCCGCTGGCCTCTCTCAGCGAGAGCGTGCGCCACTGCCGGTCAGCGGGTACGGCAGAGGCGGTGCCCGTGCCGTCCGGCTCGCGGCCGAGGCCGCCCGGCGGATGCTGCCGGGTGGTGCTCATCAGCGCTTCACCTCACCGATTCACCGTGTTGCCATCGAACAGAACTGATCAGATACAGAGTGTGCGGGTTCCATGACCCCGACGAGGTGTCTCCTGCCCGGCCGGATGGTGACGACACCCTTTTCGCCTACGCCGTGAGCGTGACTCGCGCGACAGGCGGGGCCACCGGGGCCGGGGACCGACACCGGAGGCGCCGCCGTCAGCCGCTCAGAGCGTCTTCGAGCGAGGCGTGGACGGTGAAGACCGCCTCAGCCCCGGTGATCTCGAAGACACGGGCCACGACGGGCTGCATTCCGGCAAGGTGTACCCCTCCTCCGGCCGCCTCGGCCTTCAGACGCGCACCGAGCAGCACGTTGAGGCCGGTGGAGTCACAGAAGTCGAGCCCGGAACAGTCGACCACCAGGCGCGTGCGCCCTTGCGCGACCGCGCTCTCCAAGGGCTCCCGAAGCAGATCGGCGGTGTGGTGATCGAGCTCACCCACCGGCGTCACGACCTCGCTCCGCCCCTCGGTCCGGACTTCGACACTCAGTCGACCCCGGTTCGCACTGCCGACCGTCCCGCGGTCCATTGACTGTCCCTCTTCGCCGTCCGTCACTACCCACGTCCCTGTGTACGCGGCTTCGTCGTGGCTGCCGCCGACGTGCGTAAAACATTACGCGTTTCCCTCGCCACACGGTAGTCGAAGAACTCAACAAACCGGACATATAGGCGGATTTGGCGCTTGTAACTCGTGGCTGGAAACCGGTAAGGGTAGAAGAGACATCTGCACCAGGAATTTCGATCGGCTTCGGAGGCGCCGCTTCACCGCAGGAAGACGTATGGGCATCGGCAGCCATATGCCGAGAACGATGGAGGAGAACCATGTCACCCCGGCTCGACGTATCGCGTACCCACATCGCGACGTCGGCATGTCCTCAGGGACCGACCGATTCCGACTCCGCTGTCGCGAGCGCCGTACCCGGCCCGCGGACCAGCATCAGCACCACCACCGACCCGACCGCCGAGGACCACCTCCCGGCCGAGGAGTTCGAGGGTCTCGAAGGACTTCCCGAGATCCCGCACTACGCCGAGGTCGGCGCCCTGGACGCCAGGGCCCTCTCCAAGACCCTCTTCGCGCGGCTCGAAGCCCTCGAGGAGGGCACCCACGAGTACGCGTACGTGCGCAACACCCTCGTGGAACTCAACTTGGCCCTGGTCAAGTTCGCCGCCGCCCGGTTCCGCACCCGCAGCGAGCCCATGGAGGACATCGTCCAGGTCGGCACCATCGGCCTGATCAAGGCGATCGACCGCTTCGAGCTGAGCAGGGGCGTCGAGTTCCCGACGTTCGCGATGCCCACCATCGTCGGCGAGATCAAGCGCTTCTTCCGTGACACCAGCTGGTCCGTGCGCGTCCCGCGCCGACTGCAGGAGCTCCGGCTGGACCTCGCCAAGGCGGGCGACGAGCTGGCCCAGAAGCTGGACCGCTCACCCACGGTCCTCGAACTCGCCGACCGCCTCGGCCTCAGCAGGGACGAGGTCGTCGAGGGCATGGCCGCGAGCAACGCGTACACCGCGAGCTCGCTGGACGCCAAGCCCGACGACCAGGCCGACGGCAACGAGGGCGCACTCGCGGACCGCCTCGGCTACGAGGACCACGGTCTGGAGGGAATCGAGTACGTCGAGTCCCTCAAGCCGCTCATCGCCTCGCTCCCGCTGCGCGACCGCACGATCCTCTCCATGCGGTTCGTCTCCAACATGACGCAGTCGGAGATCGGCGAAGAGCTCGGCATCTCACAGATGCACGTGTCCCGGCTCCTCTCCCGGACCCTGGTCAAGCTCAGGAAGGGCCTGACCGTGGAGGAGTGACCCGGCGTCACCCGCACCACCGGTACGTCAACGCGGAAGGACCTGCCCCGGCCGACGGGCGGGTCCTTCCGCATTGTTGACGAAGTGCCACGTTCCGGGCCACATTGGGCAGGGTTCTGGGGGGAACACATGGCTCATGGGGAGAGCGGTCCTGCTGACCGCGGAGCGACGGCAGCGGTCGAAACGGCGATGGGTGCCCGCCTGGGCCGGGAATGCCTGTACGTACCGTCCTGCCGGCTGGGCCTCTATCTGGCGCTCCGCCACTGGTGCGAACCCGGTGGCAGGATCCTGATGTCCCCGGTCAACGACGACGTCATACTCTTCGTCGTCCTCGCCGCCGGCCTGCGGCCCGTCCAGGCACCGCTGTCCCCGGCCGACGGCTCGATCGACGTGGACGCCGTGCCCGATGCCGTGTGGGACGGCGTCTCGGCCGTCCTCACCACCAATCTGTACGGGAACCCGGACCCGGCCCGCAGGCTCCGCGAGCGCTGCGACCGCCTCGGTGTCCCCCTGATCGAGGACGCCGCGCACGCCATCGGCAGCGCCACGGACGGAAGACCGGTCGGCTCGTTCGGGGACGCGGCGGCCTTCAGCCTCTCCAAACACGTCGGCGCGAAGGCCGGAGGCTTCCTCGCCCTCGCCGACCCCGCCCTGCGCGCCCCGCTGGAGCGGGCCCGGGACGCGCTGCTCGACCCGGCCCGCCTCACCGCCGAACTCGCCTACGCCGTACGCCCGTACGCCGAATCGGCCGTACGCGCGCTGCGGCTCGCCCCCGTCGCCTGGTGGGCCCTGCGACTCCTCGGACTCCACGAGCGGGACGGGATCCGGATGCCGTTGCGGCCCGCGGAGCTGCGACGGGCCCTGGGCGCCGCTCCCTCACTGGCGGCCTTCCACTCCTGGGTCCGCGTCGACATGCACGACTACCGCACCGCC from Streptomyces sp. QL37 harbors:
- a CDS encoding oligopeptide:H+ symporter, with protein sequence MASSLTKDSASTSGSEKTFFGHPRGLATLFMTEMWERFSYYGMRALLPLYLIAPNGLHMNPATATAIYSVYLSLVYLLAMPGGWFGDRVWGPRKTVAVAGGVIMLGHLTLALPSEGTFFAGLGLVAIGSGLLKSNISTMVGHLYDGPDDPRRDGGFTIFYIGINLGSFAAPLVIGTVGENVNWHLGFALAALGMGLGVAQFLLGTRHLDQRSHIVPKPLSADERASTLRKSMIWLGIAAVFYIGTVVTGVYTLNWLLVPITIAGLVIPVVVLARIKRDKELSQTEQKKVSGYIWFFVAAAIFWMIYDQGGSTMAIFAESSAENSVLGWSFPVSWYQSVNPVLIMALAPVFAAFWLALNRRGKEPSTIVKFSSGLVLVGASFFLFLAPLTIAGDGHKAAAMWLVAVYFVQTVAELTLSPVGLSVTTKMAPAKYASQMMGVWFLAVTAGDCITGLLSIAGVDLNGNGVVALQAALAVIAGIAMFIYRGKVKTLMGNVR
- a CDS encoding response regulator transcription factor, with protein sequence MTRVLLAEDDASISEPLARALRREGYEVEVREDGPTALDAGLQGGVDLVVLDLGLPGMDGLEVARRLRADGHAVPILVLTARADEVDTVVGLDAGADDYVTKPFRLAELLARVRALLRRGATEPAPQPATHGVRIDVESHRAWMGDEELQLTAKEFDLLRVLVRDAGRVVTRDQLMREVWDTTWWSSTKTLDMHISWLRKKLGDDAANPRYIATVRGVGFRFEKS
- a CDS encoding DegT/DnrJ/EryC1/StrS family aminotransferase, producing the protein MGARLGRECLYVPSCRLGLYLALRHWCEPGGRILMSPVNDDVILFVVLAAGLRPVQAPLSPADGSIDVDAVPDAVWDGVSAVLTTNLYGNPDPARRLRERCDRLGVPLIEDAAHAIGSATDGRPVGSFGDAAAFSLSKHVGAKAGGFLALADPALRAPLERARDALLDPARLTAELAYAVRPYAESAVRALRLAPVAWWALRLLGLHERDGIRMPLRPAELRRALGAAPSLAAFHSWVRVDMHDYRTAPGRLRLRRVARLLAGLDERLAAHRAGAERLLATRWAPPVPAGAPVQPLFRVPLLVADRDAAVSALARRRITVGYLYDPPLDTYAGTPFTDPSPVPAEAAWFARHALPVDPLRAGPVIETLAAAGVRPAEELPGG
- a CDS encoding ATP-binding protein, giving the protein MSTTRQHPPGGLGREPDGTGTASAVPADRQWRTLSLREASGIVPMARDFARQALHDWGWLPASGADRRAAAEDVLLVVSELVTNACLHADGPEELRLACSPKMLRVEVVDAGAGQPAPRTPHRAGRPGGHGMFIVQRLCMDWGVTRTPEQPGKTVWAELAAPA
- a CDS encoding RNA polymerase sigma factor SigF → MSPRLDVSRTHIATSACPQGPTDSDSAVASAVPGPRTSISTTTDPTAEDHLPAEEFEGLEGLPEIPHYAEVGALDARALSKTLFARLEALEEGTHEYAYVRNTLVELNLALVKFAAARFRTRSEPMEDIVQVGTIGLIKAIDRFELSRGVEFPTFAMPTIVGEIKRFFRDTSWSVRVPRRLQELRLDLAKAGDELAQKLDRSPTVLELADRLGLSRDEVVEGMAASNAYTASSLDAKPDDQADGNEGALADRLGYEDHGLEGIEYVESLKPLIASLPLRDRTILSMRFVSNMTQSEIGEELGISQMHVSRLLSRTLVKLRKGLTVEE
- a CDS encoding STAS domain-containing protein → MDRGTVGSANRGRLSVEVRTEGRSEVVTPVGELDHHTADLLREPLESAVAQGRTRLVVDCSGLDFCDSTGLNVLLGARLKAEAAGGGVHLAGMQPVVARVFEITGAEAVFTVHASLEDALSG